The following are from one region of the Lentimicrobiaceae bacterium genome:
- a CDS encoding YggS family pyridoxal phosphate-dependent enzyme produces MEMSENYKKIINSVSENVKVVAVSKTQPAENVFSTYNAGCRIFGENRVQEVVAKSQVLPRDIKWHFIGHLQTNKVRFIAPFITMIQSVDSLKLLQEINKEAKKHMRVIDCLLEFHIAKEESKQGFSIEEANAMLAGQILCSLKNVRICGVMGMATFTDNKVLIKNEFSLLKQYFDHLKITFFSFEDYFCEISMGMSNDYALAIEEGSTMVRIGSAIFGERK; encoded by the coding sequence ATGGAAATGTCTGAAAATTATAAGAAAATTATTAATTCTGTTTCGGAAAATGTGAAAGTTGTAGCCGTATCGAAAACTCAACCAGCAGAAAATGTGTTTAGTACATACAATGCAGGTTGCCGTATCTTTGGTGAAAACAGGGTGCAGGAAGTGGTTGCCAAAAGCCAGGTTTTACCCCGTGATATTAAATGGCATTTTATAGGGCATCTTCAAACCAATAAAGTCCGGTTTATTGCTCCTTTTATTACAATGATTCAGAGTGTTGACAGTCTGAAATTGCTTCAGGAAATCAATAAAGAAGCAAAAAAACACATGCGGGTAATAGACTGTCTTCTTGAATTTCATATTGCAAAAGAAGAAAGTAAACAGGGCTTTTCCATTGAAGAGGCAAATGCTATGCTTGCAGGGCAGATACTTTGCAGTTTGAAAAATGTCAGAATTTGTGGAGTAATGGGCATGGCAACTTTTACTGATAATAAGGTATTGATAAAAAACGAATTCAGTTTACTTAAACAGTATTTTGATCATTTAAAAATCACGTTTTTCTCTTTTGAAGACTATTTTTGCGAAATTTCTATGGGCATGAGTAACGATTATGCCCTTGCGATCGAAGAAGGCAGCACAATGGTTAGAATAGGTTCAGCAATTTTTGGAGAACGAAAATAA